In one Buchnera aphidicola (Pemphigus immunis) genomic region, the following are encoded:
- the frr gene encoding ribosome recycling factor, with the protein MLDNLKKDTENNMRKSLRNFKENILKIRTNRASPHLLDGILVEYYGKKVSIRQLASVVLDDSSSLKVNVFDSSVIKLIEKAIMNANLGLNPYSKGNTIRVPLPSLTESRRKDLIKVIKHTGECSRISIRNIRRDANIKIKNLLKKKIISEDAERLFQNEIQNMTNNFIKKIDILLSEKEKDLMVF; encoded by the coding sequence ATGCTTGATAATCTTAAAAAAGATACAGAAAATAATATGAGAAAATCTTTACGAAATTTTAAAGAAAATATTTTAAAAATAAGAACAAATCGTGCTTCTCCACATTTATTGGATGGTATATTAGTAGAATATTATGGTAAAAAAGTATCTATTCGTCAACTTGCTAGTGTTGTATTAGATGATTCTAGTTCCTTAAAAGTTAATGTTTTTGATTCTTCTGTCATTAAATTGATTGAAAAAGCTATTATGAATGCAAATCTTGGTTTAAATCCTTATTCTAAAGGGAACACTATTCGAGTTCCTTTACCTTCATTGACAGAAAGTAGAAGAAAGGATTTAATCAAAGTAATAAAACATACTGGTGAATGTAGTCGTATTAGTATTAGAAATATCAGAAGAGATGCAAATATAAAAATTAAAAATCTTTTGAAAAAAAAAATCATTAGCGAAGATGCAGAGAGATTATTTCAAAATGAAATACAAAATATGACGAATAATTTTATAAAAAAAATTGATATTCTTTTATCAGAAAAAGAAAAGGATTTAATGGTATTTTAA
- the uppS gene encoding polyprenyl diphosphate synthase codes for MCSINTLDSRNLLKKKLRHVAIIMDGNRRWAKEKGKFFILGYQAGIKAIHRTINFAILNHIEVLSLYAFSRENRYRPILEVKLLMQLFLKKLDDEIVNFNRNNIRIKFIGDMEYFDHLLQKKIKLAEMSTIKNDGLILIIAANYGGQWDIVEGIKKIIKKIELGFLHVNEIEESTLSNVLSTKDIAPVDFVIRTGGEYRISNFLLWQIAYSELYFTDVLWPDFNDYVFKSAIEVFFKRKRRFGS; via the coding sequence ATGTGTTCAATAAATACGTTAGATAGCAGAAATTTATTAAAAAAAAAATTACGTCATGTAGCAATTATTATGGATGGAAATAGAAGATGGGCAAAAGAAAAAGGTAAATTTTTTATATTAGGTTATCAAGCAGGGATTAAAGCTATTCATCGTACTATAAATTTTGCAATTCTTAATCATATTGAAGTACTTTCATTGTATGCTTTTAGTCGTGAAAATAGATATCGTCCTATATTAGAAGTAAAGTTGTTAATGCAATTATTTTTGAAAAAATTAGATGATGAAATTGTTAATTTTAATAGAAATAATATTCGTATAAAATTTATAGGAGACATGGAATATTTTGATCATTTGTTACAAAAAAAAATTAAATTGGCAGAAATGTCAACTATAAAAAATGATGGTTTAATATTAATTATTGCTGCTAATTATGGAGGACAATGGGACATTGTAGAAGGAATAAAGAAAATTATAAAAAAAATAGAATTAGGTTTTTTACATGTGAATGAAATTGAAGAAAGTACATTATCAAATGTATTAAGTACTAAAGATATAGCTCCAGTTGATTTTGTTATTAGAACAGGAGGAGAATATCGTATTAGTAATTTTTTACTTTGGCAAATAGCTTATTCAGAATTATATTTTACCGATGTTCTTTGGCCTGATTTTAATGATTATGTTTTTAAATCAGCAATAGAAGTATTTTTTAAAAGGAAACGTAGATTTGGTTCTTAA
- the bamA gene encoding outer membrane protein assembly factor BamA — MMLFIKQLLILFFLFFSIDGYAKDKWFIKDITFSGLHKFSKKNICNYIKKYHGEKISFNSLNKVIYNLLQTGQFENIKVVKFKNNLIFKIKEQSGIYRINFSDGMVISNDVIKTLLNNNIKIGNSLNLYYLNSFKNILKKYYFSIGKYNVDIKSIFFIQSDKKVYFKILILERKSAVVNNINIFGNYAFSSNKIISLLRLYNRSNIWFFIDKKDYLIKKFNEDLKNIKNFYLQKGYIFFKFSKIHVVFSLDKKKVDVNIFLKEGSRYCISNLFFHGNVLSYYKKINSIIYSISKKHFDYNDILKLKKIIKNMFFCDGYPNVNVSIYFKKNIYNDNLDCYLYIYPNQRFILNKINFVGNKFSTNNFLHSKIKHKEGDWFNILLLIQGRKDLLETGFFKDVKLNFYNFNNESKKINAVYTIQENDIGNINLGFGYGMDSGINLNLNITRNHLFNTGSKFQLSILKDMSQTSGSLIFRYPFLNMFQNNLKGQLFYNYFKFNEIDSTYYQNKRYGLDTILGFLINEKNEFNIGIHYVHNNISNIESPFSIWRYFKSLKSNYKKYNTDDILMSFFWIFNNLHHENYNLFGNYTILSGKCTILGSDNHFNKIKLESREYFQFKFNKNFTLFARTYLGFGNSNNINEEFPFYENYHAGGIGSIRGFKFNSIGPKDIYYNKYSNFCIGKQFYKFCQSDISTGGNAIINTNLELIKKILLNDNYKLSVITASVFLDSTTVWNTHWINSLDSKLSHFSDYSNPYDIRISTGIALQWISPLGPLNFSYSYPLKYNDKDKIESFQFNIGKIW, encoded by the coding sequence ATGATGCTATTTATAAAACAATTATTAATTTTATTTTTTTTATTTTTTAGTATCGATGGATATGCTAAAGATAAGTGGTTCATAAAAGATATTACTTTTTCTGGATTACATAAATTTTCTAAAAAAAATATTTGTAATTATATAAAAAAATATCATGGTGAAAAAATTAGTTTTAATAGTTTAAATAAAGTAATTTATAATTTATTACAAACTGGTCAATTTGAAAATATTAAAGTAGTAAAATTTAAAAATAATTTGATTTTTAAGATAAAAGAACAATCAGGTATTTATCGTATTAATTTTTCTGATGGCATGGTTATTTCTAATGATGTTATAAAAACGTTATTAAATAATAATATAAAAATAGGAAATAGTTTAAATTTATATTATTTAAATTCATTTAAAAATATATTGAAAAAATACTATTTTAGTATAGGAAAATATAATGTTGATATTAAATCTATTTTTTTTATACAATCAGATAAAAAAGTTTATTTCAAAATATTAATTTTAGAAAGAAAATCTGCAGTAGTGAACAATATAAATATATTTGGTAATTACGCTTTTTCTTCAAATAAAATTATTTCTTTATTAAGATTATATAATCGATCTAATATTTGGTTTTTTATAGATAAAAAAGATTATCTTATTAAAAAATTTAATGAAGATTTAAAAAATATAAAAAATTTTTATTTGCAAAAAGGGTACATATTTTTTAAATTTAGTAAAATTCATGTTGTTTTTTCTCTTGATAAAAAGAAAGTGGATGTTAATATTTTTTTAAAAGAAGGATCAAGATATTGCATATCTAATCTTTTTTTTCATGGTAATGTATTATCCTATTATAAAAAAATCAATTCTATCATTTATAGTATATCAAAAAAACACTTTGATTATAATGACATTTTAAAATTAAAAAAAATAATAAAGAATATGTTTTTTTGTGATGGTTATCCTAATGTGAATGTTTCTATTTATTTTAAAAAAAATATATATAATGATAATTTAGATTGTTATTTGTATATTTATCCTAATCAACGTTTTATATTAAATAAAATAAATTTTGTAGGAAATAAATTTTCTACTAATAATTTTTTACATAGTAAAATTAAACATAAAGAAGGCGATTGGTTCAATATTCTTTTATTGATTCAAGGTAGAAAAGATCTTTTAGAAACTGGATTTTTTAAAGATGTAAAATTAAATTTTTATAATTTTAATAATGAATCAAAAAAAATTAATGCAGTTTATACTATACAAGAAAATGATATTGGAAATATTAATTTAGGTTTTGGTTATGGTATGGACAGTGGTATAAATTTAAATTTAAATATAACTCGAAATCATTTATTTAATACAGGTTCTAAATTTCAGTTAAGTATTCTTAAAGATATGAGTCAAACATCTGGTTCATTGATATTTAGATATCCTTTTTTAAACATGTTTCAAAATAACTTAAAAGGTCAATTGTTTTATAATTATTTTAAGTTTAATGAAATTGATAGTACTTATTATCAAAATAAACGTTATGGTTTAGATACTATATTAGGATTTTTAATTAATGAAAAAAATGAATTCAATATCGGAATACATTATGTACATAATAATATTTCTAATATTGAATCTCCTTTTTCTATATGGCGTTATTTTAAATCTTTAAAATCAAATTATAAAAAATATAATACCGATGATATATTGATGAGTTTTTTTTGGATTTTTAATAATTTACATCATGAAAACTATAATTTATTTGGAAATTATACGATATTGAGTGGGAAATGTACTATTTTAGGTTCTGATAATCATTTTAATAAAATTAAATTAGAATCAAGGGAATATTTTCAATTTAAATTTAATAAAAATTTTACATTATTTGCTCGTACTTATTTAGGTTTTGGTAACAGTAATAATATTAATGAAGAGTTTCCTTTTTATGAAAATTATCATGCAGGAGGGATTGGTTCTATACGTGGTTTTAAATTCAATAGTATAGGTCCTAAAGATATTTATTATAATAAATATAGTAATTTTTGTATCGGTAAGCAATTTTATAAATTTTGTCAATCTGATATTTCTACAGGAGGAAATGCAATAATTAATACTAATTTAGAATTAATAAAAAAAATATTATTAAATGATAATTATAAATTAAGTGTAATTACTGCTTCTGTATTTTTGGATTCAACTACTGTTTGGAATACTCATTGGATTAATTCTTTGGACAGTAAATTATCTCATTTTTCCGATTATAGTAATCCTTATGACATTCGTATATCAACGGGTATTGCTTTACAATGGATTTCTCCATTAGGTCCTTTAAATTTTTCATATTCTTATCCATTGAAATATAATGATAAAGATAAAATAGAGTCTTTTCAATTTAATATAGGGAAAATTTGGTAA
- the fabZ gene encoding 3-hydroxyacyl-ACP dehydratase FabZ, with translation MNNINVIDVKNIFDFLPHRYPFLLVDRVIKIKKYKYINVLKNVSINEPCFQGHFPNNPIFPGVLIIESMAQASGLLVLNSFKNLSSNTSYYLVAIDRVHFKKMVLPGDQIFIEVVIKKNKKNFIQFQGLAKVNKNIVCKAIITCMFKKN, from the coding sequence ATGAATAATATAAATGTTATAGACGTAAAAAATATTTTTGATTTTTTACCTCATAGATATCCATTTTTACTTGTTGATCGTGTTATTAAGATAAAAAAATATAAATATATTAATGTTCTTAAAAATGTTTCAATAAATGAACCGTGTTTTCAAGGACATTTTCCCAATAATCCTATTTTTCCAGGTGTATTAATTATAGAATCTATGGCACAAGCTTCAGGATTATTAGTTTTAAATAGTTTTAAAAATTTATCATCGAATACTAGTTATTATTTAGTTGCTATTGATAGGGTTCATTTTAAAAAAATGGTTTTGCCTGGAGATCAAATTTTTATAGAAGTTGTAATTAAAAAAAATAAAAAAAATTTTATTCAGTTTCAAGGTTTAGCAAAGGTAAATAAAAATATTGTTTGCAAAGCAATTATCACATGTATGTTTAAAAAAAATTGA
- the rnhB gene encoding ribonuclease HII, which produces MKFIAGIDEVGCGALVGNVVSAAVILNPSVFIHGLTDSKKISDKNRLFLFNEIINKATAWSIGSATSKEIDTLNVLNASLLSMKRAVDNLIYKPDFLFIDGKYSIQVPIPSISVIHGDILIPEISAASIVAKVIRDKEMLELHHLFPQYGFSDHKGYSTKKHISMLMKYGPISQHRHTFSPIAKMKKY; this is translated from the coding sequence ATGAAATTTATAGCGGGTATAGATGAAGTTGGATGTGGAGCTTTAGTGGGTAATGTAGTTAGTGCTGCTGTTATATTGAATCCATCGGTTTTTATTCATGGTTTAACAGATTCTAAAAAAATATCTGATAAAAATAGATTATTTTTATTTAATGAGATAATAAATAAAGCAACAGCATGGAGTATAGGATCAGCTACTTCTAAAGAAATAGATACTTTAAACGTTTTAAATGCATCTCTTTTATCGATGAAGAGAGCTGTAGATAATTTAATATATAAACCAGATTTTTTATTTATAGATGGGAAATATTCTATTCAAGTTCCTATTCCATCAATATCTGTAATTCATGGTGATATTTTAATTCCTGAAATTAGTGCTGCTTCTATTGTAGCAAAAGTAATTCGTGATAAGGAAATGTTAGAATTACATCATTTATTTCCTCAATATGGATTTTCGGATCATAAAGGTTATTCAACTAAAAAACATATATCTATGTTAATGAAATATGGTCCTATATCTCAACATCGTCATACATTTTCTCCTATTGCAAAAATGAAAAAATATTAA
- the dnaE gene encoding DNA polymerase III subunit alpha, with translation MYEKRFVHLRVHSDYSLIDGLVKPELLVKRAVNLGMPALALTDFSNFYGVIKFYKSAHENGIKPIIGVDFKIDSEFLEGELSQITALASNNIGYKNLILLISRGYRVGYNNLVGVTIKRKWLIEYKEGLILLSGGCYGDVGKLLLRGNIKLANQCLSFYQKYFFDFYYLEIMRTGRINEEKYLNVVLKLAIENTIPLVATNEVCFINQKDFEVHKIRVAINKSCRLDDVKFIHNYSCQQFMRDEKTMCELFSDIPESLINSVEIAKRCNVILNLGQSFLPIFFTGQMSAENFLIMKANQGMEERLKICFPEENIRNKVRKKYDSRLESELSIINKMGFPSYFLIVMEFIQWSKDHDIPVGPGRGSGAGSLVAYALKITEIDPLSFDLLFERFLNPDRVSLPDFDIDFCMDKRDKVIEHVSEIYGKEAVAQIITFGTLTAKAVIRDVGRVLGYPYGFVNRISKLIPLDLGITLNKALSNQIELLELYKSDIEVKKIIDIAKKLEGVTRNVSKHAGGVVISSTKITDFSPLYCDEFGKNQVTQFDKNDVEYVGLVKFDFLGLRTLTVINLALKMINKNRVKKNEKKIDISLIPLDDIKTFEKLRKSETTGVFQLESLGMKDLIKRLQPDSFEDIVALVALFRPGPLQSGMVDNFINRKHGKENIHYPDSKWQHPLLKKVLESTYGIILYQEQVMEIARVLASYTLSNADLLRRAMGKKDPVEMSKQRAIFQEGSKKNGIDQKLSLKIFDLLENFAGYGFNKSHSVAYALISYQTLWLKTHYSTEFMAALMSTDMDNIKKLVSLIDECKRMKLKILSPNINYSNYCFYVNEKNEIVYGLGAIKGIGESSVCEIIRARKKYGLFKKLLDLCIHTDSKKVTRRVIEKLILSGSCDCFQLNRGILMNILDDNIKIANQYSVSQSVKQQDLFGSILHDAEELNYVNNFTINIWSKNTELKYEHEMLGTYLSGHPMHQYLDEIKYYMKGKTLKDIYYSSILKKNIIVVGMVTNLIIKYTKNKNRIAFFILDDSTKKLNVVVFNDVLEKYEHFLKNNCIIIVYGYFNSDNFSNYYKFIACSFVDLYTYRDKSVSKVLVLLTKQQNNSVFLKFLKKILELADVGIVPVHFFYKDYDIKFNFPFNINKYFLLSNKFLDKLRLLVGLEQVKLKFFRF, from the coding sequence ATGTATGAAAAACGATTTGTTCATCTTCGTGTGCATAGTGATTATTCTTTAATAGATGGATTAGTTAAACCGGAATTGTTAGTTAAACGAGCAGTGAATTTAGGTATGCCTGCGCTGGCATTGACAGATTTTAGTAATTTTTACGGAGTGATTAAATTTTATAAATCAGCTCATGAAAATGGTATAAAACCAATTATAGGTGTAGATTTTAAAATAGATTCTGAATTTTTGGAAGGAGAGTTATCGCAAATTACTGCTTTAGCAAGCAATAATATTGGGTATAAAAATCTTATTTTACTAATATCTCGTGGATACCGAGTTGGGTATAATAATTTGGTTGGAGTAACTATAAAAAGAAAATGGTTAATAGAATATAAGGAAGGATTAATTTTGTTATCTGGAGGTTGTTATGGTGATGTAGGAAAATTATTATTAAGAGGTAATATAAAATTAGCAAATCAGTGTCTATCTTTTTATCAAAAATATTTTTTTGATTTTTATTATTTAGAAATAATGCGTACAGGTCGTATAAATGAAGAAAAATATTTAAATGTTGTTTTAAAATTGGCAATAGAAAATACTATTCCATTAGTGGCGACCAATGAGGTTTGTTTTATTAACCAAAAAGATTTTGAAGTGCATAAAATTCGTGTTGCTATTAATAAATCTTGCAGATTGGATGATGTTAAATTTATCCATAATTATAGTTGTCAGCAATTTATGCGTGATGAAAAAACCATGTGTGAATTATTTTCTGATATTCCTGAATCACTTATAAATAGTGTAGAAATAGCAAAACGCTGTAATGTTATATTAAATTTAGGACAATCTTTCTTACCTATTTTTTTTACTGGTCAAATGAGTGCTGAAAATTTTTTAATAATGAAAGCTAACCAAGGTATGGAAGAACGTTTAAAGATATGTTTTCCTGAAGAAAACATTCGTAATAAAGTACGAAAAAAATATGATTCCCGTTTAGAAAGTGAATTATCAATAATAAATAAAATGGGATTTCCTAGTTATTTTTTAATTGTAATGGAATTTATACAATGGTCTAAAGATCATGATATACCTGTTGGTCCAGGAAGAGGATCTGGTGCAGGTTCATTAGTTGCTTACGCATTAAAAATAACGGAAATTGATCCTTTATCGTTTGATTTATTATTCGAAAGATTTTTAAATCCGGATCGTGTTTCTTTGCCTGATTTCGATATTGATTTTTGTATGGATAAAAGGGATAAAGTAATTGAACATGTATCAGAAATATATGGTAAAGAGGCAGTTGCGCAAATTATTACATTTGGTACTTTAACTGCAAAAGCAGTTATTAGAGATGTTGGTCGAGTATTGGGGTATCCATATGGTTTTGTGAATCGTATTTCTAAATTAATCCCGTTGGATTTGGGTATAACGTTAAATAAAGCATTATCGAATCAAATTGAATTATTGGAATTATATAAATCAGATATAGAAGTAAAAAAGATAATCGATATTGCTAAAAAGTTAGAAGGTGTTACTAGAAATGTAAGTAAACATGCTGGAGGAGTAGTTATTTCTTCTACTAAAATTACTGATTTTTCACCATTATATTGTGATGAATTTGGTAAGAATCAAGTGACTCAATTTGATAAAAATGATGTGGAATATGTAGGATTAGTTAAATTTGATTTTCTTGGATTGCGTACTTTAACTGTTATTAATTTAGCATTAAAGATGATTAATAAAAATCGAGTAAAAAAAAATGAAAAAAAAATTGATATTTCTTTAATTCCTTTAGATGATATTAAAACTTTTGAAAAATTACGGAAGTCTGAAACAACTGGTGTATTTCAATTAGAATCTTTAGGCATGAAAGATTTGATTAAAAGGTTACAACCAGATTCTTTCGAGGATATAGTTGCTTTAGTTGCTTTATTTCGTCCAGGTCCTTTACAATCTGGAATGGTTGATAATTTTATTAATAGAAAACATGGAAAAGAAAATATTCATTATCCAGATAGTAAATGGCAACATCCGTTATTAAAAAAAGTTTTGGAATCTACTTATGGAATAATTTTATATCAAGAACAAGTAATGGAAATTGCACGAGTATTAGCTTCATATACTTTGAGTAATGCAGATTTATTACGTCGTGCTATGGGAAAAAAAGATCCAGTAGAAATGAGCAAACAACGTGCTATTTTTCAAGAAGGATCTAAAAAGAATGGAATAGATCAAAAATTATCTTTAAAAATATTTGATCTATTAGAAAATTTTGCAGGATATGGTTTTAATAAATCTCATTCTGTAGCGTATGCTTTGATATCGTATCAAACATTATGGTTAAAAACTCATTATTCTACAGAGTTTATGGCTGCACTTATGAGTACAGATATGGATAATATAAAGAAATTAGTTTCTTTAATCGATGAATGTAAAAGAATGAAGTTAAAAATTTTATCTCCAAATATTAATTATAGTAATTATTGTTTTTATGTTAATGAAAAAAATGAAATTGTTTATGGGCTTGGAGCAATTAAAGGAATAGGTGAAAGTTCAGTATGTGAGATTATTAGAGCCAGAAAGAAATATGGACTGTTTAAAAAATTACTGGATTTATGTATACATACAGATTCTAAAAAAGTTACTCGTCGTGTAATAGAAAAATTAATTTTATCTGGTTCCTGTGATTGTTTTCAACTAAATCGAGGAATATTGATGAATATTTTAGATGATAATATAAAAATTGCTAATCAATATTCGGTTTCTCAATCAGTAAAACAACAAGATTTATTTGGATCTATATTGCATGATGCTGAAGAATTAAATTATGTTAATAATTTTACAATTAATATATGGTCTAAAAATACTGAATTGAAGTACGAGCATGAAATGTTAGGAACGTATCTTTCAGGACATCCAATGCATCAATATTTAGATGAAATAAAATATTATATGAAAGGAAAAACATTAAAGGATATATATTATTCTTCTATTTTAAAAAAAAACATTATAGTTGTTGGCATGGTAACGAATTTAATCATAAAATATACAAAAAATAAAAATCGTATAGCGTTTTTTATATTAGATGATAGTACTAAAAAATTAAATGTGGTAGTTTTTAATGATGTTTTAGAAAAATATGAACATTTTTTAAAAAATAATTGTATTATCATTGTTTATGGGTATTTTAATTCAGATAATTTTAGTAATTATTATAAATTTATTGCTTGTAGTTTTGTAGATTTATATACATATAGAGATAAAAGTGTTTCTAAAGTATTAGTTTTATTGACGAAACAACAAAATAATTCTGTATTTTTAAAATTTTTAAAAAAAATTTTAGAATTAGCAGATGTGGGTATAGTACCAGTTCATTTTTTTTATAAAGATTACGACATAAAATTTAATTTTCCTTTTAACATTAATAAATATTTTTTATTAAGTAATAAATTTTTGGATAAATTAAGATTATTAGTAGGATTAGAACAAGTAAAATTAAAATTTTTTAGATTTTAA
- the proS gene encoding proline--tRNA ligase has translation MRANKYFFCTIKEKPHNVDIISHQLMLRSGMIRKTASGIYTWLPTGLRVLKKIENIVREELNKIGAIEIFMPILQPVELWKISQRWNTYGKELLKVVDRHNITHILGPTHEEIITFLVKNEVHSYKQLPLILYQIQTKFRDEIRPRCGVMRSKEFIMKDAYSFHANAASLQITYHKMHQTYTKIFQRMQLKFKDIKAKNGEMGGNISHEFHALTNNGEDKNIYPDTSNNSYNIKKNYSIKHCIKFNKKEEKKRSDEYDYLNIERSIEIGHIFQLEQQYSKAINSYILENNGKKNFLNMGCYGIGITRIISAIIEQNHDNRGIIWNSSISPFQAVILPINLHKSNIVQEISEKIYLKLKEKNVEIMLDDRNIHPGIMFTEMELIGIPHSIIVSERHIYNNEIEYISRFNNKKKLIKINNISNYILEKIKKNI, from the coding sequence ATGAGAGCAAATAAATATTTTTTTTGTACTATAAAAGAAAAACCGCATAACGTTGATATTATTAGCCATCAACTGATGTTAAGATCAGGTATGATTCGTAAAACTGCTTCCGGTATCTATACTTGGTTACCAACAGGACTGAGAGTTCTTAAAAAAATAGAAAATATTGTAAGAGAAGAACTCAACAAAATTGGTGCTATAGAGATATTTATGCCTATATTGCAACCGGTAGAACTATGGAAAATTAGTCAAAGATGGAATACTTATGGAAAAGAACTACTAAAAGTAGTTGATCGTCATAATATTACACACATATTAGGACCCACTCATGAAGAAATAATAACGTTTTTAGTAAAAAATGAAGTACATTCTTATAAACAATTACCTTTAATATTGTATCAAATACAAACAAAATTTAGAGATGAAATACGTCCTCGTTGTGGTGTGATGCGATCTAAAGAATTTATTATGAAAGATGCTTACTCTTTCCATGCTAACGCAGCTTCATTACAGATAACATATCATAAAATGCATCAAACCTATACTAAAATATTTCAACGTATGCAATTAAAATTCAAAGATATAAAAGCAAAAAATGGAGAAATGGGAGGTAATATTTCTCATGAATTTCATGCATTGACTAATAATGGAGAAGATAAAAATATTTATCCTGATACATCTAATAATTCTTATAATATAAAAAAAAATTATAGTATTAAACATTGTATTAAATTTAATAAAAAAGAAGAAAAAAAACGTTCTGATGAATATGATTATTTAAATATTGAACGTAGTATAGAAATAGGACACATATTCCAACTTGAACAACAATACTCAAAAGCAATAAACTCTTATATCTTAGAAAATAACGGGAAAAAAAATTTTTTAAATATGGGATGTTATGGAATAGGTATCACACGTATTATATCAGCTATAATCGAACAAAATCATGATAATCGAGGAATTATTTGGAACTCTTCCATTTCACCTTTCCAAGCGGTAATTCTACCTATCAATTTACACAAATCAAATATAGTTCAAGAAATATCAGAAAAAATATATCTTAAATTAAAAGAAAAAAATGTTGAAATAATGTTAGATGATAGAAATATACATCCAGGTATTATGTTTACCGAAATGGAATTAATTGGTATACCTCATAGTATCATAGTTAGTGAAAGACACATTTATAATAATGAAATTGAATACATATCTCGATTTAATAATAAAAAAAAATTAATAAAAATAAATAATATTTCCAATTACATATTAGAAAAAATAAAAAAAAATATTTAA
- the flhB gene encoding flagellar biosynthesis protein FlhB: MNEEKTEKPTDYRFKKVRQEGKIRYSYELNSLIILGFGGIVLFLYKDVIVAHVSKILFTHFKFNNFIINDNNFINYGNEKFFFDIFYFLFIIFIPIFFVIVFAKLFGGVSFNLKLIKCDVKKLNPLKGFKTIFSFRIFFLLLKIILKLFLVIGVILFYISRHIEDILSLVNKTQKIALIIGFNFLISCFFLSVVSLIPVVIFDIFWQNYIYQKQFKMSRKEVKDELKQTEGDPYIKLKIRQAMKMLANRRMISDVPKADVIVINPIHYSIALLYDEKTMHAPKVIAKGAGDLAYKIRKIGQKHHVPIISVPILARALYFHSKLGQYIPGILYKVVAEVLAWVWQVKIWKKKGGIFPKKPENLHVPSELTDLKEDFTGD, encoded by the coding sequence ATGAATGAAGAAAAAACAGAAAAACCTACTGATTATAGATTTAAAAAAGTACGTCAAGAAGGGAAAATTAGATATTCTTATGAATTAAATTCATTAATTATTTTAGGTTTCGGAGGAATTGTCCTATTTTTATATAAAGATGTAATTGTTGCTCATGTATCTAAAATTTTATTTACTCATTTTAAATTTAATAATTTTATTATTAATGATAATAATTTTATTAATTATGGTAATGAAAAATTTTTTTTTGATATATTTTATTTTCTTTTTATTATTTTTATTCCTATTTTTTTTGTAATAGTTTTTGCAAAATTATTTGGAGGTGTTTCTTTTAATTTGAAATTAATAAAGTGCGATGTGAAAAAATTAAATCCATTAAAAGGTTTTAAAACAATATTTTCTTTTCGTATATTTTTTTTATTATTAAAAATAATTTTAAAATTGTTTTTAGTTATAGGAGTTATATTATTTTATATTTCGAGGCATATTGAAGATATATTATCTTTGGTTAATAAAACACAAAAAATAGCGTTAATAATAGGATTTAATTTTTTAATTTCATGTTTTTTCTTATCGGTAGTATCATTAATTCCGGTGGTGATTTTTGATATTTTTTGGCAAAACTATATTTATCAAAAACAATTTAAAATGAGTCGAAAAGAAGTTAAAGATGAATTAAAACAAACGGAAGGTGATCCATATATTAAATTGAAAATACGACAAGCAATGAAAATGTTAGCTAATCGTAGAATGATATCTGATGTTCCAAAGGCAGACGTGATTGTAATAAATCCTATACATTATTCAATTGCATTATTGTATGATGAAAAAACAATGCACGCTCCTAAAGTAATAGCAAAAGGAGCTGGTGATTTGGCATATAAAATCCGTAAAATAGGTCAAAAGCATCATGTGCCTATTATTTCAGTACCTATTTTAGCTCGTGCTTTGTATTTTCATAGTAAATTAGGTCAATATATTCCTGGTATTTTATACAAAGTGGTAGCTGAAGTGTTAGCTTGGGTTTGGCAAGTTAAAATATGGAAAAAAAAAGGAGGTATTTTCCCTAAAAAACCTGAAAATTTACATGTTCCTTCAGAATTAACAGATTTAAAAGAGGATTTTACCGGTGATTAA